ttattctggttatcatttcacagtgtatacaaatatcaaatcattatgttgtacactgaaactaatataatgttatatgacaattatacctcaattaaaaaaattcaggggctggccagtggcatagtggttaagttcgtgcactccgcctcagtggcccggggttcacctgtgtggatcctgggcatggacctacacaccgctcatcaagtcatgttgtggtgcatcccacatagaagaactagaaggacttacaactaggaaatacaactatgtactggggctctgggggaaaaaaaaagagaagaagattggcaacagatgttagctcagagccaattttcctcaccaaaaaaagcctgctaataaagctttaaaaagaaaaattcaccaCTGTCCCCCATCCCTTCCTATGCCTAATCCCAGATACCTGCCTAGATGAAGGAATTTGGCTCCAATGGACAGCAGAACCAGAATTCTCAACTGATCATGATTCATGCGTCCCAGGACCAAGAAAGGTTAGGGACTGGGTGGGATTTCCATGACCTGAAGCCAAGGATAAAGGATATAACTCCCCAATGTGGGCAGGAAGACCTGAAAGCCAGGGCGGGAGCCTTTGCTCTTAACAGCCAAGAATCCACCCCCTACCCcaaacaacaaagaataaaacaagacGGAGAATCAGGTACTAGCAGGGACCTTATCTGTCCTGTTCATCATTAGATCTGCAGGGCCTAGCATAACACCTGCCACACATTAGGAGATGAATAAACCTTCGCTGAATGGAGGACCTGAGGACCCCCAGGCCCATCAGGGGAGTGAGCACAGTCATTCTGTGTTAGGATCTGAGTAGCAGGGGTGAGCAGGAGGGGTTTTGTGCCTTGTGTGCTGTGGCAGTTCTTGCCCTGGAGACTCAGCCCCTCACAACctggattttattctttgttgtttgttttggggagcgaagagtaatttatttttcttaggttCCTAGTGAACATAATATCTTCAGTGGAAAAGAGAACTGCCCACACCCAAGTCAGGACAGTTGGGCAATCACAATTtcttcattaataaaatgaatttggggctggcctgctggcgcagcagttaagttcccacattccacttccggggcccagggtttgctggttcggatcctgggtgtggacatacgcaccatttgtcaagccatgctgtggcaggtgtcccacatataaagtagaggaagatgggcatggatgttagctcagggctgatcttcctcaaaaaaaaaaaaaaagaatttggactATATAGTCTCTAAGGTCCCTCCCAGCCCCAAAGTTCTATGATTCTAAATTAACTAAAAGTTAAGAGGAGAAATAGGACAGCCACTCAATAAATACGTATTACTATGACTTTGTGCTAAAAACAAGGTATACAAAATGAATAAGGCAGTCTGCCCTTGGGGAGTGTAAAGCCAAGTGAGAGAATAAACACTAAGTCCTTAGAACACTGTGTAAGCTTTGTAAGGGTACATTCTTGAGTGCTTACCATATGCCAGGTGCCATTCCAAGCACGTTACAGTTTAACTTCACAATTCTATTAGAtacatactattattatccccatttctcaGCTAAAGAAACTGACAcataaagaggttaaataattttcctgCAAGTGGCAGAGCAAATAATCTGGATTCAGGGTCCGTGTTCAATCACATAGCAATTAACTGAAAACTAATGATGGGAGACGCAGGAGGGGCATAGATGAGGGCACTCAGACTCTTTTCACTACAAAAGATTTTGTGACATCAAGTGGGTTTTGATGGCATTTTCTTTGGTCCTTGGTGGGGTCCCCATCAGTTTAACAGGCAGCATAGCCACGAGAAGAACCATTTCTTTGGAGTCCACTGGGAGCTGGGGTTCAGATTCCAAGGTTTACCACTTAACTGGTGAATTTGACCAAGTCTAAGTCTTTATTTGCATAACAGCAGTAACAACTGGCTTCACTGGGAAGATTAAGTTGAGCCATAGGAAACTGCTGTTTCTAGAAGTCAAAAACACGGGTGGAATCTACCAAAACAGTTAGCATTCCTTTGTGCTTCTGACTTTTCAAAAATTCCAGCCCTAAATTCTTTTCTCCTATCTTCCCTAAGGCATAGTTCTATTCAACTGATTGGGTGGTCCTGGGGGCTCAGAAGTTGCACAGTGTTGACCTACCCTGAGGAGGCCAATAAATTAGCCTTGGGACAGCCTCGTGAGATTTGGCAATTCCTTCGAGGATCTGGAGTTTCCTTCCAGCTAGCCACAAGCAAGCACATCCCTTGGGGCCAGAGAAGTCAAGAGCCGTGACAGCTCTGTGCCCTGCCACAAACAGACTCCTAGCACTTTCACCCTTCTTTTCAAGGCCTACTTTTCCCTTATTTGTCCCTCTAAGGCGGGTAGTGACGTCAGTTCTACtttaaaatgtggaaactgaCGCCTAGGGAGGGTCAGGCCTTGTCAAACGTCTGAGGCACCGCGTGGTGTTGGATATAACGCGGGTTTGGCGTCAGTTAGATGGATCAGCACAGGAGGTCTCTAGTTGTGTGACCTCCGCAAGGTCCTAGAACCTCTCTCTCAGGcctgtttccttttctggagAAGGGCTCTAATAACTCCCTTTCTCATACAGCTCTTTTCGGTTCGACTCGGGCTTTCCCGGGTTCGTCCTTGGGGAGCTCCAGCTGTGGCGAGATGACCTGCGAGAAGACACTGCGGAGAGCGCGCGCGTGCCAGGGCGTAAAGGGCTCGGCCTCCGGCCCGCGGGCGCCCACTCGCGGCCTGCCATAAATATCAATACTCAGTTTCAACTAGAGACAGAACTGGCCTCCACATCCCAGCCTCAGGCCAACTACAAGTACCGCAGTGTGCCGGAAAGGAGGGAGTGAAACTACCCAGCCCCCGGAAGGACGGAACAGTTGGGCCAACCCCACAGGAGGCGGGGTCGGAAAGCTCGGAAGAGTGCGGCCCGCACCTGCGCGCCGCCATCTTGCTCAAGGAGAGGCCGCCTACCCCCGGCCGACGGCTCGTTAGCCATGAGGCGGGGCTCCCAGACCCTGCGGGGCGGGGCCAGACCATGGCGACGGCGGAGCCCGGCGTGCACGCGGCGCGGGCGTCTAGTCCTGCAGCCCGGCCCGGGGGGACCCCGGCCCGCGTGGCAGGAGCTGCGGGTCCGCCCTCTGGGCGAAGGGGCAGCGGAGTCCCCAGGCTCGGGGAGCGGACCCCGGCGGCTGTGGAGAAGCGGGGGCCCTACATGGTGACGCGAGCGCCTTCCATTCAGGCCAAGCTGCGTGAGTGCGGCCCGATAGCGGGTCTGTGCCTGGGCGGGCTGCCGGGTCCCGGGGCAGGCTCCGGAGCCCCTCTGGGCCACCTCGGAGGGGCTCTGCAGCCCGCTCCCGCCCCCGAAAATCTGTTTGGGAGCCACGGCGAGTGGGGAAGACCCCGCTGACCCGGGCCCTTTGACTTCCAGAGAAGCACCGGGACCTGGCCAAGGCCGTTCTGCGGAGAAAAGGCATGCTGGGGGCCTCGCCGAAGCGCCCCGATTCTTCCGGGAAAAGGTCCAGCAGGCGCCACCTCCCCTGTGCAAGCACTTTCCAGAGAAGGCCCTGGTCCTCAGGCTGGGCGACAGTACTCACGGTTAAGGCTGGTGAATCCCATGACGCCAGCCTGTCAGGTTCTCTATTTTAAAACCGGAAGAGGAGCgagcttttccttccctttaaggATGTGATGGTCTCAGGGAAAGCGCTTTGGAATGAGAGAGTTTAGTCGGTGCCTGCGATCCATCACTGTCTGACCAAGTTAGGGAGGAGCAGAGTAGCTGGGTCCCCAGGAGTGAGGATGGAGAGCAGTGTGGGAACAGCCAGcgctgttatttttttttaacagagtgGTAAACTCTGAGGGCTGAATTGGAGCTTCTTCAGTGCTTCTTTTACAGATAAGAGGTAAAACTCAGAGGTGAAGGGACTTGCCGTTTCTGTTCTCTGGTTAAgtaaggtggggggaggggctttTCCTCAGGAACAGTTAGGGGGGAGTGGTGCGAGGAAGTGCAAATGCCAGATAGTACACGGCAGGCAGTGATGGCTGTGTGACCAGGGAGAAGGCAAGTCAGGAGTAGTGCAGTCCCTTCTTTTCCCATAAGGGAGAGGACTTTGGCTTTCCCTGTGAAATACTGGTGCTTCATCTATGCTTGgtctctcctccatctcccctcAGGTCGGTGAAGTTTAACAAGGGCTATACTGCTCTTAGTCAGAGTCCAGATGAAAACCTGGTGTCCCTCGACTCTGACAGGTGAGTGCTCTCCTTAGAAATACCCCTTGGGGAGTGACTTGGGTAAAACTGCAGGTAGCTTGGTGCCTTTGCTTGTTCCCTGTTCTTCCAAGACCCTTCCTGCATGTTCCAGGGCTGTCTTCAGAGCACTATCCCTTCCCAGGAAGGCTTGGTTAGCAGACTCCTAGGTGAACGTGTTGCTCTTGGATTTGGAATACCAACCTTCTCTGGGGGAGTCATCCTACCCTATCATGTCTGTACTGTTAGTGACGGTGACCCTTTCCCTGCTGGAGCGAACTGAAGGAGCTATTTGTACTCACAGCAGATACTGGGCTTGAATTCTATGGTGTGTGGCCTTTGCTTCACAAGTCCTCCAGACCCCTTGCATGCTCTCTACCTTGCCATTTGCAGCTGTGCTCCACAGGCATCCCCCTGAACTGactgtcttcctcttctcctaGTGATGGGGAGCTGGAATCCAGATACTCTTCCGGGTATTCCTCTGCAGAGGCAAGTCCAGAGCGCCTTTCTGCGCAAGGCCAGGCTGCAGGCAGCGTCACCGCCACTGCCAAATGCTTGTCTGGTGCCTGCTGTGTGCACGGCACTGTGCCAGACTTCCGGTCTGTTCTCCAATCTTCTACTCTGCCCTCTTCCCCCAACAGAGGTATAGGTGTCTGAGAAGGGCTGTTGAAAATCCAGGAGACCACAGAACCTTAGGGATGGAAATGACCTCACAAACCTTCTAGTCCAGGTCACTACTGAGAAAAGGAATCCTCTTGATATATCTCAGCTAAGTGTTTACTAGCTTCTGCTTGCTTGAATGCTTCTTATAATTAGGTACTCAACTACCTCCAAGAAGCCTTGCTGCTTGCCCTCccgcaaatacacacacatgcacaattcCTTCTTCAGGTAGCTCTTAGAGAAGTCTTGATTATCAATTTGAAATGTCTCCTGCAGCCTGGACTCAGTGGTCCTAAGCCTGCCCTGCAGTGTCACACAGTAATTGTAGTCTCCCTTCTTTTGATTGTCCTTTCTCTCAGGTCAGCATTCATGTCCCTCCCCCAGCCATCCTCCACCAAGCTTACTTACTTCCAGGCCAACGACTTCTGTTCCTTCAGTTGTTCCATCTATGGGAACTCAGACTGAGATACTCCTGGGCTGGCCTTTTGGACATGTTTCCAGAGTGATTGTCCCAGACAGAAACAAAGGGACATAAAGTTCTCACATGTGCAGCTTACTGCCTTTGACAGAGGTGAAGTGCTGGGGACATGATTGTACACCACTggtatttcttccttattctcCTGGAAACTCTTGGCCACCCCCTAAGTTTCTGCCAAAGAGAGTAGAGgcagtttgttttttattttttttgaggaagattagccctgagctaactactgccaatcctcctctttttgctgaggaagactggccctgagctaacatccatgctcgtcttcctctactttatacgtgggatgcctaccacagcatggctttttgccaagcggtgccatgtctgcacccaggatccgaaccggcgaaccctgggctgccgagaagtggaacatgcaaacttaaccactgcgctaccgggctggcccccaggcagTTTATAAACTGTATCTTCCTTGAATATCTGGGTGTCTAAGATTGTTAAagctaagagaagaaaaattagccAAGAGCCAGAGAAAGTACTACACTATTCCcagtctcattttccttctgctcagtGGAACTGATGAAGCCAGGCTGACAGGGTCCACTTTGTAGGGAACGAGCTCTGCTGGCATCGAAGGATGGCACATCTAACTGGCAGTGCAGACAAAGCTTCTCCCCACCCCATTCCACTATAACCAGATTCCTCTACTCTTCTACCCCATTGTTCTTGTATCATTGCCCCATAGTCTTAAGCCTTCATAGGGAATGGTCAGGGCATTGACTTTCAAACATAATCTGGGATCTGATATTTACATCAGATGCCTCAGGATTCTTTAGTGAGAGCATCTCCCTTGGGAGTGCAGTCTGGACAGTACTGGCTCAGGCCCCTGATTGCCCCTCACTGCTGGACGAGGCACAGGTAGGAAAAGGTGTTACTTCCTCCTAGTTCCTCCAGGTTGGCCTAAGGAGGGAGCATAGACAGGAAGCTCCGGTAAGGGAATGTGGGTCTGCCTTTTGGGTAGCAGTTATTTTTGCTTTGCAGCCTGGCTtatagttctctcttctcctgctctTAGCAGGTGAACCAGGATGTGAGCCGGCAGCTGCTCCAGGATGGGTATCACCTAGATGAGATTCCAGATGATGAGGACTTGGATCTCATTCCCCCCAAGCCTATGGCCTCCTCAACGTGCTCCTGCTGCTGGTGCTGTCTTGGGGACTCTTCCTCCTGTACCCTCCAGTAGACATAACCCTCTAAGATGGGCCCTGCTCTCCATGTCAGCAGAGCCCTGTTGGCCATTATTCATAGTTCACAGAGTGCAGTGGGAACTACTGTCAGCCCCAGAATCACTGGAGGCACTGACCCTCTGGGAAGGTCAGTGACCTGGTGCTTCTCAGGCCAGAGGCCCCCATCTGGGTCATGGGGTGATGGGTGGAATTCTGCAGTTTTCCTCTGCTGTTGGAGCAGACTTTGGAGAAACCACTTTAATAAGGGCAAGAACAGAGGTAATTGTGGATCTTATGGTGAGTGGCAAAGTTGGCTAAGAAAAGCACCTGCAGACTTCTTGACTGGTATTTGTTATCATACTCtagggagggggaaagagagctTTTGTGCCCAGGCTATGCTGGATGGTGTTATATGGAGGCAGAAAATAGCACTTTATGACTTGCAGCTGGGAATCTTTGAAAGCTAATTTAACTATTTGGGACCAGTTCAAGAAATTCCATGTGTTCTCCTCTTCCTAGCTCCAACGTGGGTTACATGTTTGACCTTTGAGAGAGCATAAAGCAGGGCCCTTTGGCTCTCATCTGGTTGTGCCTGTCTGACTTTGGCAGGGAGTATAGCAGGTTGCTTGATGGTACACCAGGATCAAGGTTCCAGAATCACTGGACCCAGGGCATCCCCAACTGGTCCAACAGTCTGAGTGGGTTTAGTGACTCTGGTCAGGCCATCCCTAGTTAGAGAAAAACTGCTCCactatgtacatatttatttgtctttccttGGTCACCATTCTTCGCCTTGGTCTTAGCTAGTTCTCCACCTGCTCTTTGAGCTAAAGGTTGGCTGAAGGGACTGGAGCTCACCCAGAAGCCTGCAGTTTTTGATTACCAGCAGAGGGAGCTGTAGGGAGCAGTCAGGTGCCTTCCtgtttgtttagctttttaaacTTGACTAGCAATGGGTGAAAGGTACACTGGCACAGTTACGTGGGCTTTGACATAGACGGAAGCCCAGAGACAGGATGGGGAAGAGAGACCTGTGCCGGGTCCCAAGGCCCCTGCCTGAGGAGATAATTTGCCTTTGCAGAAGGCCTTCCTGCATCCTAGTGTGGTCCATTCTATGCCATCCAGCCCTCCAGATTTCTCTGACCACTGCATGGGCCTCATGGTGTATACTCAGCATTGGGCTTTATAGTAAACCTCTGGGTGCAACACAGCCTCTCTCAGGCCCCAGTCTGAACACAACAGCAAAGACAGGCATGATCTCCCCTGTGATTACCACTAGATAACATCTATTGCTATATCAGGCCTCCTTCTAGAACTTAGTTTTGCAatggttcctttttttcttgcctcagCCAGAATTGTGGTGAGGACTGAATGGGAGTGGACAGAGTTCCCAGCCTAAGGGGCATGGCAGTCAGGATTGGGGTGTAGGCTTAACATGGGAAAGTGCCAGTCTTTTGCTTCATTTGATGTCCTATGACTGCCAGGAATATATGAGGGATGGCACAGTCTCTTCCGCTACCACATGGGGTGATTGGAAGACTGAAAAACATCGATAAAAAGGCCTTATTTGTCATACGACTGTCCTCGTGAGGATAATCCTCTCACTGCTCAATTGGCATCTATCTTGGTGCTTTTCTCAAGTCATAGAAAGTTGTGAGGAGTATACGGTATCCAGGGGGCTGTGGCTAACTTTTATTCTACAATCTAGCAGCATCACAGCAGGAGCGAGAGGGAACAGAGACCAGAGGTACTTCAGGTTGGGGTCTGGGGAATAGGGGAGGCAGATAGTTATTCTGTTCTGGAATGGGATGAGAATGAGAGTTCTGCAGGGAGTGAGAACATCTCCATTCTGAAGCCCCTGGCCACCCACAGAGATTACATCCAGGCCTTTCTGGTCTCTGCAGATGTGGAAGAGTGCACATGAAGAAAGGGTTCAGAAGCAGGAcagtgtaaaaagaaaaaaaaagtggtggtAGTGGGAAACCCAGTGGGGGCCAGAAAGCGGCTCTGGAAGCTAACTGTGGGGCCACATTTCTGTGGGGGTTAGTTAAGGCAGAGTAGCTTGAACATTTGGCAGCTGCTGGGGGGGGAGGGTGGCAGCAGGACTCCAAGACCAAGGCCCTCTGGGTAGTTGTTGCTATAAATCAGCAGTGGTGTATTTGGCTGCAGCTGTCCCTGGAGAGGATGTTCAGAGCTGGTTGACCCCATGTGGGAGGTATTACCTTTGTGGAAAAAGTTGCAGGAACCTGGAACAGAGGACACTGTGCAGCAAGGCAGGGTAGAAATAGTTGTTTGGGGCCCCAGGCCACGGCCTAAAATGTCACCAATAAAAGGCACCAAAGTGCCCAGAGCCAAACTGCCTTAATTCAGAGTGCTGGGTGTTCTGCAAGTGACACCGCTGTGGGGAGAGAGGTGTGTATTTGGGCTTACCTCACAGGTGGGAGTGGCACTGTATGGTATTTACAGAGTACAGAACTCTTGGCTTATGCTTCTACAGCTCTGTAAGTTTCTAAGAATAAATAGAATCATGATAGTAGAGCTGTCTCTGTGTTGCAATAGGATTTTTAAGAAAGGCCTAGACAAAAATCACTGttctttctgaattctgaaaTGAAGAAATAGGCTAATAACCCCAACTGTGACCATTCCTCCTAGGACATTCTCTCCTTTCTGCTATTCCCAATGGGCCTCATTTTCAGGCCTGCTTCATTGGAGACCACAGATGGACTAGACCTTTGCACATCACTTCTCTTTAAAATGGGTTCCCTTTAGCAGACCCTTTCTTCCcaggtcattttattttattttttagctgaagaaaatttggaagccaataaaaacagaacagattGATCAGAACTTTTTTGAAGGAATTACATTGTACAGGGGGTCTACTGTGGGCAGCAGCTCAGAAAGATCCTTTTGTGCCAGTCTAAACCCTTACCTCACAGGAAGGAGCCAATAGCCTAGGTCTCTGCTTAGTCTGGGGTGACAGGATCTAAGACTACCAGTCAGAAACTTCAGTGGCAAAGCAGACAGCTGTGCAGCCTCCTGTGGAGGTGTGTCCCACCTCAAGAGGGTAGGAAAAGGGAGACTAGATGCTCTCCTAGGTACTCCGCAGCCAGTTTAGAAAAAGTAGCTAGGTTTCTCTTCACAATGAGAATTGGATCGGTCTGTCCCCGGGTCCTTCCTTCTATCTAGAATGACTGAATGTGCTCTAGAGAAGTGCTTGACAAAACTTTCTCTATGAAGGGCCAGTCAATACTTTTGGCTTGGCAGGCCACATAGTCTGGCACATCTATCCAACTTTCCCATTATAGTCTGAAAGCAGCCGGACAGgatgtaaacaaatgggtgtggccaGATCCAGCTTGCTGGCCTTAGCTTGCTGATCCGTGCCCTAGAGCCAACTGAAACACTAGAGAGAAGCAGCTTGCACTGACAATGCATAGTATCTTTAGACCCACCTTTCACTGTCTGCAGGGTTGGAGGGCCCAAGGCTTGTCTGAAAGCTCTCCATCTGAGGCTGAAGCCAGCTGCCTCTCCCACACCTTCCCATAAAAGGGCTCTGGAGTCCACCCTGCCCACTTGAGGAAGCTGTGTGAAGCAGGAATAAAGCAGAAGCGGGATAACATCCAGGGAGGCATCTTTCAGCCCACTTCAGAGACTAGAATGCCAAAGGCTGAGTGCTCTTTACCCCACAGCCTCTACACAAGTGATCTTTAATTGCTTTGACAGAACAAGAGGGTGATGAAGAACAATTTATCAGTCCACAGGCTtaccctttctcctcctctgcacCTAAGGAAATGGGCAGTCTCAGGGCCAGAACCCTGTTCTTAGAAATTAATTACCTACCCTCTTGCTGTGACTGATGCTGAGCTAATCATAGATTTCACCAGCCTGCCTAATGCTGTAGGCTGGAACAGAGCTGCTGCCTCCTGTGTTGAGGAGAGCCTGGCTCAGGTGTGGCAACAATACAAGGGGGAGTGTCAGCCCTTAGTCCTCACATGGGTCCCTCCTCCCAGGAAGAAGATGGATCAGCCTAGGTCTGCTCAGGAGTCATACCTTCAAGCTCACTCCTCTACCCCAGCTCTTCCAGGGTGTACCCAAAGAGTCCAGAGCAGGAAGGGGTTTGGCCTGGGTCGGAGGTGAGGCTGACTAGGATTTAGGGTGACTTGCAGAAGAGAGCCAGAAGGCTGTGGCTTCTACAGTAAACAGCAGGCACGGAATATCAGCAGGTCCTCAGGCACAGTGAGCTTCAATGAGACACTCTCATTGGCCCCAATGAAGAGCACCCCGCCACGCTGCAGGGGGATTGTTGACTGGGCTGTGGGAGTGCTGGCTGTCACTGTCCCCTGTACCATTAGGAGGATGCTGGCAGAATCCACCGCTAAGACCTTGTATTCAGTGATGGAGCCAGGGACCTGGGCAAAAAGAAACAATAGGATAGTGTAGCTCACAGGGCCCACAACAACCCCAAGCACAGTGAGAGGGAGTGCTCTGCCACCTCTCAGGCTCTTGTTGGCATGGATGCCCACATCTGGTCCCTGTTACAGAGAGGAGTGAGCAGGCCCTGTGGCCATCCCCCAGGAAGTGAGCTGGACAGAAAGGAAACCCAGCCCTAGGTATACTCCAAATTGTAGCCTTTGCCAGGGTTTTTCATGCCACACAACACCTACCATGGCCCCCCACTCACCTCCATCTTCATAACAGTGAAGTCTGGCACTGGGGGATCATAAATAGAGAGGTAGGGGTCTTCCTGACTCCGTGTTGGAAGAAAGAGCCTGTCCTTGCTGGGGCTGGATGTATAGCTGAGCATCTCACACAGGGTTGGAACATCGATGAACTTAGGTGTCAGGCCAGCACGCACTGTGTTGTCTGAACATGCCATGCACTCCACGCAGTCTGGGGACAGACAGTTATGTGCTAAGCTGATGAAGGATACCTTGGAATCTGACTCTTCAGGGCTGGGCCTCCTAACCTGAGTGCCATGAACCCCCTGCAGAAGTAGGTAAAAATGTGTGAATTGCAGTCTCTGGGAGAGCCAGCCAAAGACATCAGATACTGAAAACAGGTGACACATCACCCACTATTGTCAGGGGAGTCATGTTAACCCCTGGAggagccccagccctccccagatTCTGTATTCTCCACTTCTACCACAGAATCCTGTCCCTAAGTGGATAAACAGCCAACAGTCAAAATGTGACACCCTTCTGTGGTAACGtgtattttaatgtaaaaatctcTGGGTAGATAGGACAGACATGCAAAGGCAGTGTGATGCTGGGGAGAACAGCAGCCTTGATCCAGTATAGCCTGGGTTCAAATTGTAGTTCTGACAGGACTTATCATGAGAGTATCACGAGGGGAGTTAGTGTGAAGATTCAAGCAGTGTACAACACCAAGCTGGCATTCATCATCCCCACTAGCTGCTTTCCTGCTGACCCCAGGAACCCTGGGGGGTCAGAGCTGGATGGGAGCTTAAAGAAGGTCTGCTTGACTACCCTCTCCACCTTTGTCCCAATGGGGAAACAAGGCACAAGGGGATGGCAGTGGGCTCACTGCTGCAGTGTGGCTCACCTCCTTTCAGGTAGGCATGGGGAACGTTGGCCTCCAGAAACATGGCCTCCCCTGGCTTCAGGGTAAGCAGGTTCAGGAAATAGATGGCA
This is a stretch of genomic DNA from Equus caballus isolate H_3958 breed thoroughbred chromosome 1, TB-T2T, whole genome shotgun sequence. It encodes these proteins:
- the FAM219B gene encoding protein FAM219B isoform X1, with product MATAEPGVHAARASSPAARPGGTPARVAGAAGPPSGRRGSGVPRLGERTPAAVEKRGPYMVTRAPSIQAKLQKHRDLAKAVLRRKGMLGASPKRPDSSGKRSVKFNKGYTALSQSPDENLVSLDSDSDGELESRYSSGYSSAEVNQDVSRQLLQDGYHLDEIPDDEDLDLIPPKPMASSTCSCCWCCLGDSSSCTLQ
- the FAM219B gene encoding protein FAM219B isoform X5; protein product: MATAEPGVHAARASSPAARPGGTPARVAGAAGPPSGRRGSGVPRLGERTPAAVEKRGPYMVTRAPSIQAKLQKHRDLAKAVLRRKGMLGASPKRPDSSGKRSVKFNKGYTALSQSPDENLVSLDSDRPTTSVPSVVPSMGTQTEILLGWPFGHVSRVIVPDRNKGT
- the FAM219B gene encoding protein FAM219B isoform X4, with translation MATAEPGVHAARASSPAARPGGTPARVAGAAGPPSGRRGSGVPRLGERTPAAVEKRGPYMVTRAPSIQAKLQKHRDLAKAVLRRKGMLGASPKRPDSSGKRSVKFNKGYTALSQSPDENLVSLDSDSDGELESRYSSGYSSAERYRCLRRAVENPGDHRTLGMEMTSQTF
- the FAM219B gene encoding protein FAM219B isoform X6; amino-acid sequence: MATAEPGVHAARASSPAARPGGTPARVAGAAGPPSGRRGSGVPRLGERTPAAVEKRGPYMVTRAPSIQAKLQKHRDLAKAVLRRKGMLGASPKRPDSSGKRSVKFNKGYTALSQSPDENLVSLDSDSDGELESRYSSGYSSAEQVNQDVSRQLLQDGYHLDEIPDDEDLDLIPPKPMASSTCSCCWCCLGDSSSCTLQ
- the FAM219B gene encoding protein FAM219B isoform X3; the encoded protein is MATAEPGVHAARASSPAARPGGTPARVAGAAGPPSGRRGSGVPRLGERTPAAVEKRGPYMVTRAPSIQAKLQKHRDLAKAVLRRKGMLGASPKRPDSSGKRSVKFNKGYTALSQSPDENLVSLDSDSDGELESRYSSGYSSAEASPERLSAQGQAAGSVTATAKCLSGACCVHGTVPDFR
- the FAM219B gene encoding protein FAM219B isoform X2, with amino-acid sequence MATAEPGVHAARASSPAARPGGTPARVAGAAGPPSGRRGSGVPRLGERTPAAVEKRGPYMVTRAPSIQAKLQKHRDLAKAVLRRKGMLGASPKRPDSSGKRSVKFNKGYTALSQSPDENLVSLDSDSDGELESRYSSGYSSAEASPERLSAQGQAAGSVTATAKCLSGACCVHGTVPDFRR